A stretch of Carnobacterium iners DNA encodes these proteins:
- a CDS encoding MATE family efflux transporter, whose amino-acid sequence MKHSVLKNFIKYTSVNILGMIGLSLYILADTYFVSKALGSIGIASLNLSISIYSIIHGLGLMIGIGGATKFIILKVQKNENATRVFSTSLKIGLAIGTLLILIGIFGSKRLAMSLGADSLTLPLTQTYLTTILIFAPFFIVNNILLAFVRNDNNPNLSMIAMLVGSFSNIILDYVFIFPLNMGIFGAAFATGLAPIISILVLMVHFAHKNHTIKLIRNKFELHLVYDIFSLGLSSFIIEVSSAVALITFNIVILRLEGNDGVAAYAIVANLALVVIAIFTGLAQGAQPLISNYFGLKELDKLKKTRKYALVTAFVIAFVIYTVTMVFSESFIQIFNSENNSHVAQMADIGLKFYFLGFFFAGINIVTTMVLSATENIREALSISLLRGLILIVPIVLVASYFWTMTGVWFAFVLTELIVTGIVIYLDRLKNKSTVNQKN is encoded by the coding sequence ATGAAGCATTCAGTCCTTAAAAATTTTATTAAGTATACCAGTGTTAATATTCTAGGCATGATTGGTCTTTCTCTATACATCTTAGCGGATACCTACTTTGTTTCTAAAGCTTTGGGCTCAATAGGCATAGCCTCTCTGAATCTTTCAATCTCTATTTATAGTATCATACATGGTCTAGGTTTAATGATAGGGATTGGGGGGGCTACTAAATTCATTATATTAAAAGTACAAAAGAACGAGAACGCTACTCGTGTATTTTCCACCTCTTTAAAAATAGGACTTGCGATAGGGACACTATTAATCTTGATAGGTATTTTTGGCTCAAAGCGTTTAGCTATGAGTCTAGGAGCAGATAGTTTAACTCTACCATTAACGCAAACGTATCTGACTACAATTTTAATTTTCGCACCATTTTTTATAGTGAACAATATTTTATTAGCTTTTGTACGAAATGATAATAATCCAAATTTATCAATGATTGCCATGCTAGTCGGTAGTTTTTCAAATATTATTTTAGACTATGTATTTATATTCCCGCTTAATATGGGAATATTTGGTGCTGCTTTTGCAACCGGGCTGGCCCCAATTATAAGTATTTTAGTTTTGATGGTTCATTTCGCGCATAAGAATCATACGATTAAGTTGATCAGAAATAAATTTGAACTACATCTAGTTTACGATATTTTTAGTTTAGGACTGTCTTCATTTATTATTGAAGTCTCTTCAGCCGTTGCTTTGATTACTTTTAACATCGTTATTTTACGACTAGAAGGAAATGATGGGGTAGCAGCCTATGCCATTGTAGCAAATTTAGCTTTGGTAGTCATTGCAATTTTCACTGGATTAGCTCAAGGAGCCCAACCGTTAATAAGCAACTATTTTGGGCTAAAAGAATTGGATAAGCTTAAAAAAACACGTAAATATGCATTGGTTACAGCTTTTGTAATCGCGTTTGTAATCTACACTGTAACTATGGTATTTTCTGAAAGCTTCATCCAAATTTTTAATAGTGAAAACAATAGTCATGTTGCGCAAATGGCGGATATAGGGCTAAAATTTTATTTTCTTGGGTTTTTCTTTGCCGGTATAAACATTGTAACTACCATGGTCTTGAGTGCAACAGAAAACATTAGAGAAGCTCTATCCATCTCACTTTTACGAGGATTGATCCTTATTGTTCCTATCGTTCTAGTCGCGAGTTATTTTTGGACTATGACAGGTGTGTGGTTTGCATTTGTACTAACAGAATTGATTGTAACTGGGATAGTTATTTATTTAGATCGATTGAAAAATAAGTCAACCGTTAATCAAAAGAACTAA
- a CDS encoding tRNA dihydrouridine synthase, with protein MKDNFWQELPRPFFVLAPMEDVTDVVFRHVVAKAAKPDVFFTEFTNSESYCHPEGKESVRGRLTFTEDEQPMVAHIWGDKPEFFREMSIGMAELGFRGLDLNMGCPVPNVFKHGRGSGLILRTEVAAELIEAAKAGGLPVSVKTRLGAASVDEYKSWLTHLLKQDIANLSIHLRTKREMSKVDAHWELIPEIKKLRDEIAPQTLITINGDIPDYKTGMELAESYGIDGVMIGRGIFHNPFAFEKEPREHGPKELLDLFRTHLDLFDQFSETDTRIFKPLRRFFKIYIREFKGASALRVQLMETQTTAEVHALLDEFEAKYLVENEKILN; from the coding sequence ATGAAAGATAATTTTTGGCAAGAATTGCCGCGACCATTTTTTGTATTAGCACCTATGGAAGATGTGACGGATGTAGTATTTCGCCATGTCGTTGCTAAAGCCGCAAAACCCGATGTTTTTTTTACTGAGTTTACGAATAGTGAAAGTTACTGTCACCCGGAAGGTAAAGAAAGTGTCCGTGGACGTTTAACGTTTACAGAAGACGAACAGCCAATGGTTGCTCATATCTGGGGAGATAAACCTGAGTTCTTCAGAGAGATGAGTATTGGTATGGCAGAACTAGGATTTCGTGGACTAGATTTGAATATGGGTTGCCCAGTACCTAATGTTTTCAAACATGGCAGAGGATCAGGATTGATTCTTCGGACAGAAGTTGCAGCGGAATTGATTGAAGCAGCCAAAGCAGGCGGTCTTCCAGTAAGTGTTAAGACTAGATTAGGAGCGGCTAGTGTAGATGAATACAAATCTTGGCTGACTCATCTATTGAAACAAGATATTGCTAATCTATCTATTCACTTGCGCACTAAAAGAGAGATGAGTAAGGTAGATGCGCACTGGGAATTGATTCCAGAAATAAAAAAACTACGTGATGAGATTGCACCGCAGACGTTGATAACGATTAATGGCGACATTCCTGATTATAAAACAGGCATGGAACTAGCTGAAAGTTACGGGATTGATGGCGTGATGATTGGACGAGGAATTTTTCATAATCCATTTGCTTTTGAAAAAGAACCAAGAGAGCATGGACCAAAGGAATTGCTAGATTTATTCAGAACGCACTTAGATCTGTTTGATCAGTTTTCAGAAACGGATACACGTATTTTTAAGCCACTGCGACGCTTTTTTAAAATCTACATCCGTGAATTTAAAGGAGCAAGTGCTTTAAGAGTTCAATTAATGGAAACTCAAACAACAGCTGAAGTTCATGCCCTGTTGGACGAATTTGAAGCTAAGTATCTTGTGGAGAACGAAAAAATATTAAATTAG
- a CDS encoding HIRAN domain-containing protein gives MLNKLCLLWQDVNTRSWFHIGNLTLDPDGVYSFFYETDSINKGLEEALENGYRLHPTFPDVDKTYLSESLFSAFSRRLPDRKRKDYVSVLSDLGINGTSTDFDLLSLTGGAVNSDLYEFVQPIQFDDTNHQFKLDFFVRGWRYHGEKEKLSQSDQLVLEVEENNEFDQDAVYILKNNKNKIGYVPAFYSSFIKSILMEKLNYDLTFQFNEDSPSHYKVKVFIKGLANEKILSDYHEKVLLNC, from the coding sequence ATGTTAAATAAACTGTGCCTTTTATGGCAAGATGTGAATACTAGAAGTTGGTTTCACATTGGTAATTTGACTTTAGATCCCGATGGAGTATATTCTTTTTTCTATGAAACTGATTCTATAAATAAAGGTTTAGAAGAAGCTTTAGAAAACGGCTATAGATTGCACCCAACCTTTCCAGATGTTGATAAAACTTATCTTTCTGAAAGTCTTTTTAGCGCTTTTTCAAGAAGGCTACCTGATAGGAAAAGAAAAGATTATGTTAGTGTTTTAAGTGATTTAGGTATTAATGGTACCAGTACTGACTTTGATTTGTTAAGCCTTACTGGAGGTGCAGTCAATTCAGATTTGTATGAATTTGTACAGCCAATCCAATTTGATGATACAAATCATCAGTTTAAATTAGACTTCTTTGTTAGAGGCTGGAGATATCATGGAGAGAAAGAAAAATTAAGCCAATCGGATCAGCTAGTACTTGAAGTTGAAGAAAATAATGAATTTGATCAAGATGCTGTATATATTTTGAAAAACAATAAAAATAAGATTGGATATGTTCCCGCTTTTTATTCCAGTTTTATTAAGTCTATTTTAATGGAGAAATTGAATTATGATTTAACATTCCAATTCAATGAAGATTCACCATCTCATTATAAAGTTAAAGTTTTCATAAAAGGATTAGCGAATGAAAAGATTTTATCTGATTATCATGAAAAAGTTTTATTAAATTGCTGA
- a CDS encoding HipA domain-containing protein, whose protein sequence is MIIDVSDWEIDEAWTTGTREKKWLIESKCENKSKWLFKEPKIVGEMYAEVASYKIGTNVFYLNMPKTEFAIYNNSQGIISKSFLQKYSNFDYIESVDYFGPDFDIGNLLTYTIDSAIQIVRSFRLEYDFVSMCIFDYLIANQDRHCENWGILESKARINNKIMAPIYDCGSSMFNGYDDASVKDLFNDKKRFEAYTNKSKSIFTVDGKRKPKSEELLKFLIKDNEMLFRKCFSRYRECTYDIIYRSIKDIPIDIMTNERKKLVSKLIIYRISTISNLLERGEKLC, encoded by the coding sequence TTGATAATTGATGTTTCTGATTGGGAGATAGACGAAGCTTGGACTACAGGGACAAGAGAGAAAAAATGGTTAATTGAATCTAAATGTGAAAATAAGAGCAAGTGGTTATTTAAAGAGCCAAAGATAGTGGGGGAGATGTACGCAGAAGTTGCTTCATACAAAATAGGTACAAATGTTTTTTACCTTAATATGCCCAAAACAGAATTTGCTATATATAATAATAGTCAAGGTATTATTAGTAAATCTTTTTTACAAAAGTACAGTAACTTTGATTATATAGAGTCTGTTGATTATTTTGGCCCAGATTTTGATATAGGTAACTTGCTGACTTATACAATAGATTCGGCTATACAGATTGTTCGAAGCTTTCGCTTAGAGTATGATTTTGTATCAATGTGTATATTTGATTATCTAATTGCTAACCAAGATCGCCATTGTGAAAATTGGGGAATTTTAGAAAGCAAAGCTAGAATAAACAATAAAATTATGGCTCCAATATATGATTGTGGATCTTCTATGTTTAATGGATATGATGATGCTTCTGTTAAAGATTTATTTAATGATAAGAAACGTTTTGAAGCATATACAAATAAGTCTAAATCAATTTTTACTGTAGATGGAAAGAGAAAACCTAAATCTGAAGAATTACTTAAATTTTTAATAAAAGACAATGAAATGCTTTTCAGAAAGTGTTTTTCTAGGTATAGAGAATGTACGTATGATATAATATATAGGAGTATCAAAGATATACCAATAGATATAATGACAAATGAAAGGAAAAAATTGGTCAGCAAATTAATAATTTATCGTATTTCAACGATTAGTAATTTGCTAGAGAGAGGAGAAAAACTATGTTAA
- the sufB gene encoding Fe-S cluster assembly protein SufB, with the protein MSKVPETQEYQYGFHDDIESVYTTGKGISEAIIRDISARKEEPEWMLDFRLKSFKRYQSQKLPTWGADLSGIDFDNITYYKKSSNKPERDWEDVPEKIKETFERLGIPEAERKYLAGAGAQFESEVVYHNMKEEFEKMGIVFIDTDTALKEYADIFKEHFATVVPPTDNKLAALNSATWSGGTFIYVPKGVRCDVPLQMYFRINDEAMGQFERTLIVVDEGASIHYVEGCTAPTFSSSSLHAAVVEIVVKKDAYCRYTTIQNWSDNVYNLVTKRATVDAGGTMEWIDGNLGAKTTMKYPSVFLNGNGARGTMLSIAMAGAGQNQDTGAKMIHNAPNTSSSIVSKSIAHDGGEVNYRGQVTFGKNSGGSISHIECDTIIMDDLSKSDTIPYNEIHNGNVSLEHEAKVSKISEEQLYYLMSRGLTEERATEMIIMGFVEPFSKELPMEYAVELNRLIAYEMEGSVG; encoded by the coding sequence ATGAGTAAAGTACCAGAGACACAAGAGTACCAATATGGTTTTCATGATGATATCGAGTCGGTTTATACAACCGGAAAGGGCATTTCAGAAGCGATTATTCGAGACATCTCCGCTCGTAAAGAAGAGCCAGAATGGATGCTTGATTTTCGATTAAAATCTTTCAAACGCTACCAAAGCCAAAAGCTGCCGACTTGGGGCGCTGATTTATCCGGTATTGATTTTGATAATATCACCTACTATAAAAAATCAAGCAACAAACCTGAACGTGATTGGGAAGATGTACCCGAAAAAATCAAAGAAACCTTTGAACGATTAGGGATTCCTGAAGCTGAACGCAAGTATTTAGCCGGTGCGGGTGCACAATTCGAATCAGAAGTGGTGTACCATAACATGAAAGAAGAATTCGAAAAAATGGGCATTGTTTTTATCGATACCGATACGGCCTTAAAAGAATATGCCGACATCTTTAAAGAACACTTTGCGACGGTTGTACCACCAACAGACAACAAATTAGCGGCTTTAAACTCAGCAACTTGGTCAGGTGGAACGTTTATTTATGTGCCAAAAGGCGTTCGTTGTGATGTGCCATTACAAATGTATTTTAGAATCAACGATGAAGCGATGGGTCAATTCGAACGTACGTTAATCGTTGTCGACGAAGGAGCCAGTATTCATTATGTTGAGGGCTGTACGGCTCCGACGTTTTCTTCTAGCAGTTTACACGCAGCCGTAGTTGAGATTGTCGTTAAAAAGGACGCGTATTGTCGCTATACGACGATTCAAAACTGGTCTGATAACGTGTATAACTTGGTAACCAAAAGAGCAACAGTCGATGCAGGGGGTACGATGGAATGGATCGATGGCAACCTAGGTGCGAAAACAACGATGAAGTACCCGAGTGTTTTTCTGAATGGGAATGGTGCACGTGGGACAATGTTGTCGATTGCGATGGCAGGCGCTGGGCAAAACCAAGATACTGGTGCAAAGATGATTCACAATGCACCAAACACCTCTAGTTCGATTGTCTCAAAATCGATTGCGCACGATGGTGGCGAAGTCAACTACCGTGGTCAAGTGACCTTTGGTAAAAACTCAGGTGGATCGATTTCGCATATCGAATGCGATACGATTATCATGGATGACTTGTCTAAATCAGATACGATTCCTTATAATGAAATCCACAACGGCAATGTGTCATTAGAACACGAAGCTAAAGTATCTAAAATATCAGAAGAGCAATTGTATTACTTGATGAGTCGTGGCTTAACCGAAGAACGAGCTACCGAAATGATCATCATGGGCTTTGTTGAACCATTTTCTAAAGAATTGCCAATGGAGTATGCAGTAGAATTGAATCGATTGATTGCATATGAAATGGAAGGGTCAGTAGGGTAA
- the sufU gene encoding Fe-S cluster assembly sulfur transfer protein SufU, whose product MALTRLDQLYRQVILDHSSHPHHHGTLEDATNQVEMNNPTCGDVIELQLNLADNRIEAIRFSGSGCTISTASASMMTDVVLGKTPKEALALVDQFSLLVQGKEPGNLDDLGDAAILSGVVKFPARIRCATLAWKGLEKALAITNEIKMNERD is encoded by the coding sequence ATGGCCTTAACTAGATTAGATCAATTATACCGACAAGTGATTTTAGACCATTCTAGCCATCCGCATCACCATGGCACATTAGAAGATGCCACCAACCAAGTTGAGATGAACAATCCAACGTGTGGGGATGTGATTGAGTTGCAATTAAATTTAGCCGATAACCGAATTGAAGCGATTCGCTTTTCGGGTAGTGGCTGCACGATTAGTACCGCTAGTGCGAGTATGATGACTGACGTGGTTCTAGGTAAAACGCCAAAAGAAGCACTTGCTTTAGTTGACCAATTTTCTTTATTGGTGCAAGGAAAAGAGCCAGGGAATTTGGATGACTTAGGCGATGCAGCGATTTTGAGTGGCGTTGTGAAATTTCCAGCCCGCATCCGTTGTGCAACATTAGCCTGGAAAGGTCTAGAAAAAGCCTTAGCTATAACCAATGAAATTAAAATGAATGAGAGAGATTAA
- a CDS encoding cysteine desulfurase: MFQGEEVKKDFPILNQVVNDEPLIYLDSAATSQKPTAVLTAIETYYKTANANVHRGVHTLAERATSQYEAARETVRVFIHAKETAEVLFTRGATTSLNWVAKSYGEANVNEGDEIVISYMEHHSNIVPWQQLARKKKATLKYIELTKDGQLDLTSAKEQITNKTKIVALTHVSNVLGSINPIAELTQLAHSVGAVMVVDGAQAVPHMAVDVVKLDVDFYAFSGHKMLGPTGIGVLYGKRALLEAMEPVEYGGEMIDFVYDQESTWTELPWKFEAGTPNIAGAIGLAAAIDYLNQLGMEKIHAYEIELVTYLLPKLRAIPGLVVYGPTDDSIRTGVVTFNVDDLHPHDLATALDMQGIAVRAGHHCTQPLMRQLGASSTARASIYLYNTKDDCDSLVKAILAAKEFFNYGLN; this comes from the coding sequence ATGTTCCAAGGTGAAGAGGTAAAAAAAGATTTTCCAATTTTAAATCAAGTGGTGAACGATGAACCCTTAATTTATCTGGATAGTGCTGCGACCAGTCAAAAGCCAACAGCGGTCTTAACTGCCATTGAAACCTATTACAAAACAGCTAATGCTAATGTTCACCGTGGCGTGCATACGTTGGCTGAACGAGCTACCAGTCAATATGAAGCAGCCCGCGAAACGGTTCGAGTATTTATCCATGCGAAAGAAACCGCTGAAGTGTTGTTTACTAGAGGAGCGACGACTAGTTTGAATTGGGTCGCTAAAAGTTATGGCGAAGCCAATGTGAATGAAGGCGATGAAATTGTGATTTCTTATATGGAGCACCATTCGAACATTGTGCCTTGGCAACAACTGGCTAGAAAGAAGAAAGCCACCCTAAAATACATTGAGTTAACAAAAGATGGGCAACTAGATTTAACTAGTGCAAAAGAACAAATCACCAATAAAACGAAGATTGTTGCCTTAACACACGTTTCAAATGTCTTAGGCAGTATTAATCCGATTGCCGAACTGACCCAACTAGCTCATAGCGTTGGAGCTGTGATGGTCGTTGATGGTGCACAAGCTGTGCCACATATGGCCGTTGATGTCGTTAAATTGGATGTTGATTTCTATGCTTTTAGTGGGCATAAAATGCTAGGACCAACCGGTATTGGGGTCTTATACGGCAAACGTGCGTTACTAGAAGCCATGGAACCAGTTGAATATGGTGGCGAAATGATTGACTTTGTTTATGATCAAGAAAGTACCTGGACTGAGTTGCCATGGAAATTTGAAGCTGGCACACCTAATATTGCCGGAGCAATCGGTTTAGCTGCAGCAATCGATTATTTGAATCAATTAGGTATGGAAAAGATTCATGCTTATGAAATTGAGTTGGTGACTTATTTATTGCCGAAACTACGTGCGATTCCTGGTCTAGTTGTTTATGGACCAACAGATGATAGCATACGCACAGGGGTAGTAACGTTTAATGTAGACGATCTTCACCCACATGACTTAGCAACCGCGTTAGATATGCAAGGAATTGCTGTACGAGCAGGCCATCATTGCACTCAACCGCTAATGAGGCAACTAGGAGCGTCTTCAACCGCTCGAGCCAGTATTTATCTATATAATACTAAAGACGATTGTGACAGCTTAGTTAAAGCGATTTTAGCCGCAAAGGAGTTTTTCAATTATGGCCTTAACTAG
- the sufD gene encoding Fe-S cluster assembly protein SufD produces MKELDFKETLGDVRIFSMMKNEPTWMLKLRLAALEKISSLDLPIIERVHYNRWPLLQVPDFNLVEEPVFLANDFLTEESDAPRIVQVGIQTAFEQLPMELIEQGVIFTDIFTAMEEHSELVEAAYMQLAVKPDEDKLTAFHAAFMTSGIFLYVPKNVVITEPLEALFVQNSKETNSLIKHVLIYADTNSEFTYVEKYQTIGDQKNAANIVAEVITKPGAKVKFSAVDELGKETTTYFNRRGHLLGNSRIEWAIGVMNEGDVIADFDSDLIGEGSHSEVKVVAISMGKQIQAIDTRVTNFGRHSVGHILQHGVILEKATLTFNGIGHIIKGAKGADAQQESRILMLSDKARGDANPILLIDENDVTAGHAASVGRLDPEEMYYLMSRGIPKDVAERLVTRGFLGSVIAAIPVKTIRDGLVETIEGKLLK; encoded by the coding sequence ATGAAAGAACTAGATTTTAAAGAGACTCTTGGCGACGTCCGGATATTTTCTATGATGAAAAACGAGCCAACTTGGATGCTAAAGTTGCGTTTAGCGGCTTTAGAAAAGATTTCTTCATTAGACTTGCCTATTATTGAACGCGTACACTACAATCGCTGGCCACTTTTGCAAGTGCCAGATTTCAACCTTGTTGAAGAACCGGTTTTCTTAGCCAATGACTTTTTAACAGAAGAATCAGATGCTCCCCGTATTGTTCAAGTCGGGATACAAACGGCTTTTGAACAATTACCGATGGAATTGATTGAACAAGGGGTTATCTTTACAGATATTTTTACAGCGATGGAAGAACACTCTGAACTAGTAGAAGCGGCGTATATGCAACTAGCGGTTAAACCAGATGAAGACAAGCTAACGGCTTTTCATGCGGCGTTTATGACCAGTGGAATCTTTTTATATGTACCAAAAAACGTGGTTATTACAGAACCGCTAGAAGCTTTATTCGTGCAAAATAGTAAAGAGACTAACAGTTTAATCAAGCACGTGTTGATTTATGCGGATACCAATAGTGAGTTTACCTATGTTGAAAAATACCAAACAATCGGCGACCAAAAAAACGCCGCCAATATTGTAGCAGAAGTCATTACTAAACCAGGCGCTAAAGTGAAATTTTCAGCAGTAGATGAATTAGGTAAAGAGACGACTACTTACTTCAACCGTCGCGGTCATTTATTAGGCAATTCTCGCATTGAATGGGCAATTGGCGTGATGAACGAAGGCGATGTAATTGCGGACTTTGATTCTGATTTAATTGGTGAAGGGTCTCATAGTGAAGTAAAAGTGGTCGCCATTAGTATGGGCAAACAAATTCAAGCCATTGATACACGTGTGACGAACTTTGGCAGACATTCTGTTGGTCATATTTTACAACATGGTGTCATCTTAGAAAAAGCGACGTTAACCTTTAACGGCATCGGACATATTATTAAAGGCGCAAAAGGCGCCGATGCGCAACAAGAAAGCCGCATTTTGATGCTGTCAGATAAAGCGCGTGGCGATGCGAATCCGATTCTTTTAATTGACGAAAATGACGTAACAGCTGGACATGCAGCTAGTGTAGGGCGTTTAGATCCAGAGGAAATGTATTACTTGATGAGTCGTGGCATTCCTAAAGATGTCGCTGAACGTCTAGTTACGCGAGGCTTTTTAGGTTCTGTGATTGCTGCCATTCCAGTAAAAACAATTCGTGATGGCTTAGTGGAAACGATTGAAGGGAAGTTATTAAAATGA
- the sufC gene encoding Fe-S cluster assembly ATPase SufC has product MAILEVKNLHVSIEDKEILKGVDLTIKTNEIHAIMGPNGTGKSTLAAAIMGHPSFTITKGEILLDGENVLEMAVDERARAGLFLGVQYPSEIAGITNAEFMRAAINARRDDDNKIPVMQFIRKMDEKMDVLDMAEEMAERYLNEGFSGGEKKRNEILQMMMIEPTFAILDEIDSGLDIDALKVVSKGINAMRGESFGALIITHYQRLLNYVTPDVVHVMMNGIIVKTGGVELAKRLEAEGYKGIRDELGIEFELDED; this is encoded by the coding sequence ATGGCTATTTTAGAAGTTAAAAATTTACATGTTTCTATTGAAGATAAAGAAATACTAAAAGGCGTTGACTTAACGATAAAAACCAATGAAATTCACGCAATCATGGGGCCAAACGGAACGGGTAAATCAACGTTAGCCGCGGCAATTATGGGACACCCTAGTTTTACGATAACAAAAGGCGAAATTTTATTAGATGGCGAAAATGTTTTAGAAATGGCCGTTGATGAACGGGCAAGAGCTGGTTTATTTTTAGGGGTGCAATACCCAAGTGAAATTGCCGGTATCACCAATGCAGAATTTATGAGAGCAGCGATTAATGCTCGTCGTGATGATGACAATAAAATCCCGGTTATGCAATTTATCCGTAAAATGGATGAAAAAATGGACGTCTTAGATATGGCTGAAGAAATGGCTGAACGTTATTTAAATGAAGGCTTTTCTGGTGGCGAGAAAAAGCGTAATGAAATTTTACAGATGATGATGATTGAACCAACATTTGCGATTCTAGATGAAATCGATTCAGGATTAGATATTGATGCCTTAAAAGTGGTTTCTAAAGGCATCAACGCAATGCGCGGGGAGTCATTTGGCGCACTGATTATTACCCATTACCAGCGCTTATTAAATTACGTGACGCCCGATGTGGTTCACGTGATGATGAATGGGATTATTGTGAAAACTGGTGGAGTAGAACTAGCTAAACGTCTAGAAGCAGAAGGGTATAAAGGCATTCGGGATGAATTGGGTATTGAGTTTGAATTAGATGAAGACTAA
- a CDS encoding gamma-glutamyl-gamma-aminobutyrate hydrolase family protein, giving the protein MNKPLIGIPGNILRGLNETNGLPITYTPQGFVESIQAAKGVPFVFPISSPEDASYYIDQIDGLLLAGGQDVSPSLSGEEPHLKLEATEPARDTFEMALIKETLAQHKPILAICRGMQLLNVMYGGTLYQDLSDYKELSVQHIQQTYFNTGSHSVTLNPESQLGQIFGSTYLVNSYHHQAIKELADSFQAVAWSKDNLVEGFESTDTEQSIVAVQWHPELMLKEDTKMQRIFTDFVKKASVSY; this is encoded by the coding sequence ATGAACAAACCACTTATTGGTATTCCTGGAAATATTTTACGTGGACTTAACGAAACCAATGGACTGCCGATTACGTACACGCCACAAGGTTTTGTAGAGAGTATTCAAGCTGCAAAAGGCGTTCCTTTTGTTTTTCCAATTAGCTCACCAGAAGATGCTTCTTATTATATTGACCAAATCGACGGCTTATTATTGGCTGGTGGACAAGATGTTTCGCCTTCATTATCAGGCGAAGAACCTCATTTAAAATTAGAAGCTACTGAACCTGCTCGTGATACATTTGAAATGGCTTTGATAAAAGAAACACTCGCTCAGCACAAACCAATCTTAGCTATCTGCCGTGGGATGCAATTATTGAATGTTATGTATGGAGGGACACTTTACCAAGATTTATCTGATTACAAAGAACTGAGCGTTCAACATATCCAACAAACCTATTTTAATACAGGCTCTCACAGTGTGACGCTCAATCCAGAAAGTCAACTAGGTCAGATTTTCGGGTCAACTTATTTGGTTAATTCTTACCATCACCAAGCAATCAAAGAATTAGCAGACTCTTTTCAAGCCGTTGCTTGGAGCAAAGACAACTTAGTTGAAGGTTTTGAGTCAACAGATACAGAGCAAAGTATCGTGGCCGTCCAATGGCATCCTGAATTAATGTTAAAAGAAGATACTAAGATGCAGCGTATATTTACAGACTTTGTTAAAAAGGCGTCCGTTTCTTATTAA
- a CDS encoding MetQ/NlpA family ABC transporter substrate-binding protein produces the protein MKKSIVYGAILTLGLSLTLAACGNDAAKESEETVIKIGASNVPHAEILEFAKPLLEKEGIALDITTYNDYIVPNVALDEGDLDANYFQHRPFFASAVAENDFDFVDAGAIHIEPLGLYSKKYENLADLKEGATVLTSNVQSDWGRIISILADEGLVTLKEGVEPTTATFDDIDKNTKNLKFEYENDPALMTTLYQQEEGDLVAINSNFAVDQDINPIKDSVALESTSSPYANIVAVRSEDAKNPAIKKLVDVLKSKEVQDYVIKEWDGAVVPVKE, from the coding sequence ATGAAAAAATCAATCGTATACGGAGCTATTTTAACTTTAGGATTATCTTTAACACTAGCAGCATGTGGGAATGATGCAGCAAAAGAAAGTGAAGAAACGGTCATAAAAATTGGGGCTAGCAATGTGCCTCACGCAGAGATACTAGAATTTGCTAAACCCCTTTTAGAAAAAGAAGGCATAGCTTTAGATATCACGACTTACAATGATTACATTGTGCCTAACGTTGCTTTAGACGAAGGCGACTTAGATGCCAACTATTTCCAACATCGCCCGTTCTTTGCTAGCGCAGTCGCTGAAAATGATTTTGATTTTGTTGATGCTGGTGCCATTCACATTGAGCCACTTGGTTTGTACTCTAAAAAATATGAGAACCTAGCTGATTTAAAAGAAGGCGCAACGGTTTTAACAAGCAATGTTCAATCTGACTGGGGTCGTATCATTAGTATCTTAGCAGATGAAGGATTGGTTACATTAAAAGAGGGTGTTGAACCAACGACGGCTACCTTTGATGATATCGATAAAAACACAAAAAACTTGAAGTTTGAATACGAAAACGATCCAGCTTTGATGACAACGCTGTATCAACAAGAAGAAGGCGATTTAGTAGCAATCAACTCAAACTTTGCCGTTGATCAAGATATTAACCCAATTAAAGATTCAGTAGCATTGGAAAGCACCAGTTCTCCGTATGCAAATATTGTAGCAGTTCGTTCAGAAGATGCTAAAAATCCAGCTATTAAAAAATTAGTAGATGTATTGAAATCAAAAGAAGTGCAAGATTACGTTATCAAAGAATGGGACGGTGCAGTTGTACCCGTTAAAGAGTAA